A window from Candidatus Nitrospira neomarina encodes these proteins:
- a CDS encoding ChaN family lipoprotein, whose product MSANTGCATSQVNPTFEVNHIYDVSRQKGITFDDLLPQLLSADVIYIGEEHYTPSHLEAAQTILNALLAHDRHPVLAMEMFSWDGQSGLDRYIQESEFPTEQMIKESQWNTNWGGEFSDYQPLVTFAKSHKLKIFGLNPPRPLVRLVATKGLTEALQDPEMRKWPIQEIVTDNPAYEQLIFEQIEACHPGLPKHVYRRIFEASIFRDEGMAQIIANYLNTRSGTDRPLVSYTGGGHIQYKIPVPKRVERKHPGVKSITIYLEAWDPSKEQEVRSEMQNGIADFLWLTPLGPQGLQPRCG is encoded by the coding sequence ATGAGCGCCAACACCGGATGTGCCACATCTCAAGTCAATCCCACATTTGAAGTCAACCACATCTACGACGTCTCCCGGCAAAAAGGCATCACATTCGACGATCTGCTCCCCCAACTATTATCCGCCGATGTGATCTATATCGGGGAAGAACATTATACCCCCTCACACCTTGAGGCAGCCCAGACTATCCTGAATGCCCTCCTTGCTCATGACCGGCACCCGGTGCTGGCCATGGAAATGTTTAGTTGGGATGGACAATCCGGGCTAGACCGGTACATTCAAGAATCCGAATTTCCGACAGAACAAATGATAAAAGAATCACAATGGAACACGAATTGGGGTGGGGAGTTTTCAGATTATCAACCGCTGGTGACCTTTGCTAAATCGCATAAACTCAAAATTTTTGGTCTTAACCCGCCACGTCCCCTTGTTCGCCTGGTCGCCACAAAGGGGTTAACCGAAGCCTTGCAAGATCCGGAAATGCGAAAATGGCCAATCCAAGAAATCGTGACCGATAATCCCGCATATGAGCAATTGATCTTTGAACAAATTGAGGCATGCCATCCTGGGTTGCCAAAGCACGTGTATCGCCGAATCTTCGAAGCATCCATCTTCCGGGATGAGGGCATGGCTCAGATTATCGCCAATTACCTCAACACGCGATCCGGGACTGACAGACCGCTGGTGAGTTACACAGGCGGCGGCCATATTCAGTATAAGATCCCTGTCCCTAAGCGAGTTGAACGAAAGCATCCTGGCGTCAAATCCATTACCATTTATCTTGAAGCATGGGATCCCTCCAAAGAACAGGAGGTTCGTTCGGAGATGCAAAACGGCATTGCCGATTTTCTCTGGCTTACCCCTTTGGGGCCCCAAGGCCTTCAGCCCCGTTGCGGCTAA
- a CDS encoding CDGSH iron-sulfur domain-containing protein, whose protein sequence is MGDPIIIAQQIPYVLDMEPGTYYWCRCGRSKTQPFCDGSHTGTEFSPIEVELKEPQKVAWCGCKHSKKSPFCDGTHSRLES, encoded by the coding sequence ATGGGCGACCCAATTATCATTGCACAACAAATCCCTTACGTCCTGGACATGGAACCGGGAACCTATTATTGGTGCCGCTGTGGGCGATCAAAAACCCAGCCGTTTTGTGATGGGTCTCACACCGGAACCGAATTTTCTCCAATCGAGGTGGAACTTAAAGAACCACAAAAGGTGGCTTGGTGTGGGTGCAAGCACAGCAAAAAATCCCCATTCTGCGACGGCACACATTCCAGACTGGAGTCGTAA
- a CDS encoding ABC transporter ATP-binding protein, which translates to MQLQAGSHSVQILQDISFEVFTNQVVAIVGPSGSGKSTLLGLLAGLDRPTQGSIHIHQTDITTLSETEMAHFRRKHIGYVFQAFHLIPTLTALENVALPLELQGISTGNLRAKTLLQSVGLEHRLHHYPVQLSGGEQQRVALARAFIVRPPLLLADEPTGNLDSSTGAMVIDLLWELHQQHGSTLVLVTHDMSLAARAQRILTLRDGAMVNETAPPLLSSGSEA; encoded by the coding sequence ATGCAGCTTCAGGCGGGGAGCCATTCCGTCCAGATTTTACAGGACATTTCCTTCGAGGTCTTTACCAATCAGGTGGTTGCTATTGTCGGACCGTCCGGAAGCGGTAAATCAACTCTCCTGGGATTGCTTGCAGGCCTCGACCGACCAACACAGGGGTCTATCCACATTCATCAGACCGACATCACGACTTTAAGCGAGACCGAAATGGCGCACTTTCGACGCAAGCATATTGGCTATGTGTTTCAAGCGTTTCATCTCATTCCCACTCTGACTGCCCTGGAAAATGTGGCACTCCCTTTAGAATTGCAAGGAATATCCACGGGCAACTTACGAGCCAAAACACTGTTACAATCCGTCGGACTCGAACATCGTCTCCACCATTATCCCGTTCAACTCTCTGGTGGTGAACAGCAACGAGTGGCCTTGGCACGCGCCTTTATTGTCCGCCCTCCCCTCCTGCTTGCAGACGAACCCACCGGCAATCTGGATAGCTCAACCGGTGCAATGGTGATTGATCTGCTGTGGGAACTTCATCAACAACACGGCAGCACTCTCGTCTTAGTCACTCACGACATGTCATTGGCCGCTCGCGCACAACGTATCCTAACCTTGCGGGATGGAGCAATGGTGAACGAGACGGCCCCTCCGCTGTTATCCTCCGGCTCAGAGGCATGA
- a CDS encoding arylesterase: MNRSSDLLGSQSQFPAEPSLSEPMVRKEESLPKIVAFGDSLTAGLGVSSEESYPAQLEKHLQERGFHYEVVNAGVSGETSAGGLRRVEWILKSRPTVVILELGVNDGLRGLPLEQTYANLRSIIDRLRNAGVMVILAGMRIPPNYGEAYTGEFVEMYKRLAKELSLPLIPFLLEGVAAQPGLNQADGVHPTAEGYTIVAQNVFQTLEPLLKTGSSYTAKE; the protein is encoded by the coding sequence ATGAATCGCAGTTCCGACTTGTTAGGCTCTCAGTCCCAATTCCCGGCCGAACCATCTTTATCCGAACCAATGGTGCGAAAGGAGGAATCTCTTCCAAAAATCGTAGCCTTTGGTGATAGCTTAACGGCGGGATTGGGCGTGTCATCGGAGGAATCCTATCCGGCTCAATTGGAAAAACATTTACAGGAACGTGGATTTCACTATGAGGTGGTTAATGCCGGGGTTAGCGGAGAAACCTCAGCGGGAGGATTGCGACGAGTAGAGTGGATTTTAAAAAGTCGGCCCACGGTTGTCATATTAGAATTGGGAGTCAATGATGGACTCCGGGGCTTACCCCTGGAACAGACTTACGCAAATCTTCGTAGCATAATTGACCGGTTGCGGAATGCCGGGGTGATGGTCATTTTGGCGGGCATGCGCATTCCGCCAAATTATGGTGAAGCTTACACGGGGGAGTTTGTTGAAATGTATAAACGGCTGGCCAAGGAATTGAGTCTTCCACTGATTCCATTTTTATTAGAAGGAGTGGCCGCTCAACCCGGCTTAAATCAGGCGGATGGAGTTCATCCTACGGCAGAAGGCTATACCATAGTGGCTCAGAATGTTTTCCAAACATTGGAGCCTTTACTGAAAACTGGATCGAGTTATACGGCCAAGGAATAG